The following are encoded together in the uncultured Sphaerochaeta sp. genome:
- the prs gene encoding ribose-phosphate diphosphokinase, whose protein sequence is MSIIKPHKLGIISGPGSEYFTGKVVKHLRRLYLERYEKLSSALAKRHGMREDEILKTVTLMDDLNNKRIPRSKCPTTFQCPDFTIKVKYTKFANGEEKAEILDAVRGLRIFIVYDVSNMEPVKVAGSDEPVSLSVNDHLMFLFTTINALQLAGAESVTLVLPTYPYSRQHKKGAREALTAAMFGHMCELLGVERIITLDIHSREIENSFSKLHLENLHASYQVLIALRKIIDFSDPDLVVVAPDTGAISRNKFYAQALHRPLAMLYKERDYSIVSRDAKHSNIKSINLLGDVKGKTVLIADDMLATGGTMIIAMRELMNLGAKKIICMVSLPFFNAGAVEDFDMAYKEGIFYRIIGTNSVFHGRDLLEKEWYVQADITELFARVISRLHHGRSISPLLDNRKFIQILIDNTQAQAQAQAQEPKPGASASDPESK, encoded by the coding sequence ATGAGCATCATCAAACCCCATAAACTTGGGATTATCTCGGGCCCAGGTTCGGAATATTTTACAGGAAAGGTGGTAAAACACCTCCGGCGTCTCTATCTTGAACGGTATGAAAAACTGTCCAGTGCATTGGCTAAACGCCATGGTATGCGTGAAGATGAGATTCTCAAGACAGTCACGTTGATGGATGACTTGAATAATAAGCGAATACCAAGAAGCAAATGCCCGACGACGTTCCAATGTCCAGATTTTACTATCAAGGTGAAATATACCAAGTTTGCAAATGGGGAAGAGAAGGCTGAGATTCTTGATGCAGTCAGGGGTTTGAGAATCTTCATTGTCTATGATGTTTCCAATATGGAACCTGTTAAGGTTGCTGGTTCTGATGAACCGGTCAGTCTTTCGGTCAATGACCATCTTATGTTCCTCTTTACCACCATCAATGCACTCCAACTTGCAGGAGCTGAGAGTGTTACCTTGGTACTTCCTACTTATCCTTATTCACGGCAACACAAGAAGGGTGCCCGTGAGGCACTCACCGCAGCTATGTTTGGGCATATGTGTGAGTTGTTGGGAGTTGAGCGTATTATTACCTTGGATATTCATAGCCGAGAGATTGAGAACAGCTTCTCAAAGCTTCATCTTGAAAATCTGCATGCTTCTTACCAGGTACTGATTGCGCTTCGCAAGATTATCGATTTCAGTGATCCTGATCTCGTGGTGGTTGCCCCCGATACCGGGGCTATCAGCAGGAACAAGTTCTATGCGCAAGCCTTGCATCGCCCATTGGCAATGTTGTACAAGGAACGCGATTACTCGATTGTAAGCCGTGATGCTAAACACTCCAATATCAAGAGTATCAATCTGCTTGGAGATGTGAAGGGCAAGACTGTGCTTATCGCCGATGATATGCTTGCAACCGGTGGAACCATGATTATCGCAATGCGTGAATTGATGAACCTTGGTGCGAAAAAGATCATCTGTATGGTAAGTCTTCCTTTCTTTAATGCAGGAGCTGTAGAAGATTTTGACATGGCCTATAAGGAAGGTATTTTCTATCGGATCATCGGTACTAATTCCGTATTCCACGGGCGTGACCTACTCGAAAAAGAGTGGTATGTGCAGGCTGATATAACCGAGCTGTTTGCTCGTGTTATCAGTCGCCTTCACCATGGTCGTTCTATCAGCCCATTGCTTGACAACCGAAAATTCATCCAGATTCTTATCGATAACACACAAGCTCAGGCTCAAGCCCAGGCGCAAGAGCCAAAACCGGGAGCTAGCGCTAGTGACCCGGAGAGCAAGTAG
- a CDS encoding pyridoxal phosphate-dependent aminotransferase, which translates to MHMSHRISAFQCSPIRRLSPYARDAVSRGIKVYHLNIGQPDIKTPPQVIEAVQNYDQSIIAYGNSEGMQELREALPAYYAKYGLHVDAEDILITTGGSEALQFAFMTLCDPYDEIIIPEPYYTNVSSFAHSAMVDLVPVTSNMEEEFSLPDISAFEQKISRKTGAILLCSPNNPTGHVYTKDELLQLLNLCKKHDIFLIVDEVYREFCYDGKTFTSVLSFDEFSDRVICVDSFSKRYSMCGARIGALVSKNKEVLENALKLSQARLCPPDIEQVAALAALSTDDSYLREVKIEYEKRRDFIVDALQKIDGVKVSNPKGAFYLVAELPVDDAESFATFMLRDFNFNGETVMVAPCEDFYVTKGLGHRQVRIAYVLNTDDLAKATACIEAGLAAYRAQM; encoded by the coding sequence ATGCACATGTCACATAGAATTTCAGCTTTTCAATGTTCACCCATCCGCCGCCTCTCTCCGTATGCTCGCGATGCCGTGAGCCGAGGAATCAAAGTCTATCATCTGAACATAGGACAACCTGATATCAAGACCCCTCCTCAGGTTATCGAGGCAGTTCAAAACTATGATCAAAGCATTATTGCCTACGGAAATAGTGAGGGGATGCAAGAACTTCGAGAGGCCCTTCCTGCCTACTATGCAAAGTATGGTCTTCATGTGGATGCAGAGGATATTCTCATCACTACCGGTGGGAGTGAAGCTCTTCAGTTTGCATTCATGACGCTCTGTGATCCATATGATGAGATCATCATTCCTGAACCGTATTATACCAATGTATCCTCCTTTGCCCACTCGGCGATGGTTGACTTGGTGCCTGTTACGAGCAACATGGAGGAGGAGTTCTCCCTCCCCGATATCAGTGCTTTCGAGCAGAAAATCTCCAGGAAAACTGGGGCAATCCTGCTGTGTAGCCCCAATAATCCTACTGGACATGTCTATACGAAGGATGAGCTGCTGCAGCTTCTGAATCTCTGTAAGAAGCATGATATTTTCCTGATTGTCGATGAGGTGTATCGCGAGTTCTGCTATGACGGGAAGACGTTCACCAGTGTCCTTTCCTTTGATGAGTTCAGTGACCGGGTCATCTGTGTGGACAGTTTCTCAAAACGATACAGCATGTGTGGAGCTCGAATCGGTGCCTTGGTGAGCAAGAACAAGGAAGTTTTGGAGAATGCTCTCAAGCTTTCCCAGGCTCGCTTGTGCCCTCCTGACATTGAGCAGGTAGCTGCTCTTGCTGCGTTAAGTACTGATGACTCCTATCTTCGTGAAGTAAAGATTGAGTATGAGAAGAGAAGGGATTTCATTGTTGATGCCTTGCAGAAAATCGACGGAGTGAAAGTGAGCAACCCGAAAGGCGCTTTCTATCTTGTGGCAGAACTCCCGGTGGATGATGCAGAGTCATTTGCTACATTCATGCTCCGTGATTTCAATTTTAATGGGGAGACAGTCATGGTCGCCCCTTGTGAGGATTTCTATGTGACCAAAGGGTTGGGACACCGACAGGTAAGAATTGCCTACGTGCTCAACACCGATGACCTTGCAAAAGCAACAGCCTGCATTGAAGCAGGCCTTGCTGCTTACCGTGCTCAGATGTGA
- a CDS encoding secondary thiamine-phosphate synthase enzyme YjbQ translates to MMTYRKELWFHLNKRRGLVNITDAVQEAVDECGIREGLVLVNAMNITSSVFINAVETGLHEDFEIWLEKLAPELPYEQYKHNTEKEHNADGHLKRSIMGREAVIAITGGKLDFGSWEEIFYYDFDGMRDKHVLIKIIGE, encoded by the coding sequence ATGATGACCTATCGAAAGGAACTCTGGTTTCACCTCAACAAACGACGAGGTCTCGTCAATATCACTGATGCTGTGCAGGAAGCAGTTGATGAGTGCGGAATTAGAGAAGGACTAGTCTTGGTCAATGCAATGAACATCACCAGCAGCGTGTTCATCAATGCCGTGGAAACGGGATTGCATGAAGATTTCGAGATCTGGCTAGAAAAGTTGGCCCCCGAACTGCCCTACGAGCAGTACAAACACAACACAGAAAAGGAACACAATGCAGATGGCCACCTCAAGCGGTCCATTATGGGACGAGAGGCGGTCATTGCAATTACAGGAGGAAAACTCGACTTTGGCTCTTGGGAAGAAATCTTCTACTATGATTTTGATGGCATGAGAGATAAGCATGTGCTCATCAAGATCATTGGAGAATAG
- a CDS encoding DMT family transporter, whose protein sequence is MDETIVVLPKERILGHLAVISTMTFWAVTFVSTKLLLVAFTPAQILMVRSLLGLVLLFLINPRSVGYSSHKDRALVAAAGTMGIFLYYYLENTALVYTSASNVGVIVATAPFFTLMATHFFLKEDSLKKNYFLGFAISMAGIILLTVGDGTALDINPFGDFLALVAIMMWGLYTVLTRLVARRGYSNLLVTRDMFFYALIIQVVVLLIEGKPFDFQAMVTVPYLYHLLFLGFIASAFCFVSWNYGLRTIGVVKSSFYLYLSPIITIVFASLVLGETFTSMDAIGTACTLAGLLISEYRRR, encoded by the coding sequence ATGGATGAAACTATCGTTGTGTTGCCGAAGGAGCGGATACTGGGCCATCTTGCGGTGATCAGTACCATGACATTCTGGGCTGTTACTTTTGTTTCGACCAAGCTGCTCTTGGTTGCCTTTACTCCTGCCCAAATCCTGATGGTCCGCTCTTTACTTGGGTTGGTTCTTTTATTTCTCATAAATCCCAGAAGCGTGGGATACTCCTCGCACAAGGACCGGGCACTGGTAGCCGCAGCTGGCACAATGGGAATTTTCCTCTACTACTATCTGGAGAATACTGCTCTGGTTTATACCAGTGCGAGCAATGTAGGGGTAATTGTTGCAACTGCACCGTTTTTTACCCTTATGGCAACGCATTTTTTCTTGAAGGAAGATTCCTTGAAGAAAAACTATTTTCTTGGCTTTGCAATTTCAATGGCAGGAATAATCTTGCTGACAGTCGGGGATGGGACCGCTCTGGATATTAACCCTTTTGGAGATTTCCTTGCTTTGGTGGCAATTATGATGTGGGGACTCTATACCGTGCTGACACGTTTGGTTGCACGAAGGGGATACTCGAACCTTCTTGTGACGAGGGACATGTTTTTCTATGCGCTCATCATTCAGGTTGTGGTGTTGCTGATAGAGGGGAAGCCTTTCGATTTTCAAGCAATGGTGACCGTTCCCTATCTCTATCATCTGTTGTTTCTTGGTTTTATTGCTTCTGCATTCTGTTTTGTCTCCTGGAATTATGGGCTACGTACCATTGGTGTGGTCAAGAGTTCCTTTTACCTTTACCTGAGCCCGATTATCACGATCGTGTTTGCTTCCTTGGTACTTGGTGAGACCTTTACATCTATGGATGCAATTGGAACTGCATGTACCTTGGCAGGTCTTTTGATAAGTGAATATCGAAGACGATAG
- a CDS encoding radical SAM protein, whose product MDTQSKLDILSRDAQYDLSCACGTKNPDEHRKRNNKGSGWLYPATTASGGPGIILKTLLGNRCTNDCKYCPLRTGQDFRPVALSPSEMASFFYDFQAKRSLIGLFLSSAVMGDAGGTMEMLVSTAKILRNRYHYKGYIHLKVIPGSAKESINEALKYASALSLNIETPGEQHFSKLTDTKNYVQDILEPLKYIASQTARGSQYQRVHTSSQFIVGASNELDKEILLYTSRMYKELHMGRLYFSAYQRGLGDPTLPGEQIAIPAQEQLELFEEIPMTPVQDQGLLTREHRLYQADWLLRKYGFDFQELSFEQEGNLSLYDDPKLAWAKANIDFYPLSIKRAPKEALLRVPGLGPTYVNRIIDRRRNTPISCLEDLRLPFSTLEKARPFITM is encoded by the coding sequence ATGGATACACAAAGCAAGTTGGACATCTTGAGTCGTGACGCCCAGTATGATCTTAGTTGTGCCTGTGGGACAAAGAATCCTGATGAACACCGTAAACGGAACAACAAAGGTAGTGGATGGCTCTACCCTGCCACAACCGCAAGTGGAGGACCTGGCATTATTCTCAAGACCTTGTTGGGAAACCGGTGTACCAACGACTGTAAGTATTGTCCACTCAGAACAGGGCAAGACTTTCGTCCTGTTGCGCTTTCTCCTTCAGAGATGGCTTCCTTCTTTTATGATTTCCAGGCAAAACGGTCGCTTATTGGGTTGTTCCTTTCCAGTGCTGTTATGGGAGATGCAGGAGGGACAATGGAGATGCTTGTTTCTACTGCAAAAATCTTGAGAAATCGCTACCACTACAAGGGTTATATCCATTTGAAGGTAATCCCGGGATCCGCCAAGGAGAGTATTAATGAAGCCCTCAAGTATGCAAGTGCCCTTTCTTTGAATATCGAAACACCTGGGGAACAACATTTTTCCAAGCTTACTGATACCAAAAATTATGTACAAGATATTCTGGAACCTCTCAAGTATATCGCCAGTCAGACAGCTCGAGGTAGCCAATATCAACGAGTACATACCTCCAGTCAGTTCATAGTTGGCGCCAGTAATGAGTTGGATAAGGAAATCTTGTTGTACACAAGTCGTATGTACAAGGAACTCCATATGGGGAGACTCTACTTCAGTGCCTACCAACGGGGATTGGGAGACCCAACACTCCCAGGTGAGCAAATTGCCATACCAGCCCAAGAGCAACTGGAACTGTTCGAGGAGATTCCCATGACTCCTGTACAGGATCAAGGGCTACTGACAAGGGAACACCGTCTCTACCAAGCCGATTGGCTCTTACGGAAATATGGTTTTGATTTTCAGGAGTTGTCCTTTGAACAGGAAGGGAATCTCAGCCTCTACGATGACCCTAAGCTTGCTTGGGCAAAAGCCAATATCGATTTTTATCCGCTCTCAATCAAACGTGCCCCAAAGGAAGCTTTGCTCAGGGTTCCAGGTCTCGGCCCTACCTATGTGAATCGAATCATCGATAGACGTCGAAATACTCCTATATCGTGCCTCGAGGATCTGCGTCTTCCTTTCTCAACCTTGGAAAAAGCTCGACCATTTATCACCATGTAA
- a CDS encoding MFS transporter, producing the protein MVSLYVSFFFVFGIMAVVNPYLQVMIRNLGYSHDVVGFLLAVFETAGIVGPLLVARHVDKHRSGKNTILLCTVLSALGVSLLMYSSSIWMTMFALILLAFFLRSLVPVIDSYANNRLNGDAQKYSFLRSGGTIGFVLFSLLLAITRKPDLTSNSSIGLYALVAFSLFMLPVLAWKKDPERREMPPATSDNAEGKWYDLAFVIGLVIIGLNRFSMSSIASFFSLYLVEELKVNAISLMNAIASGSEFGALILAGYLLQRKKVLPVSLLMISSGALLVRLLIYALVPTLGGALVAQLLHSLCYGFFHPAAIFLVARRVRRSHRTLGMSMYVSLGIGLPTVLGSSLGGLVLEQFGYRVLFMGYSLFALASVMVGLASYKLMTAKSLETI; encoded by the coding sequence ATGGTCAGTCTCTATGTATCCTTCTTTTTTGTATTTGGCATCATGGCAGTGGTCAATCCTTACCTGCAAGTGATGATCAGAAACCTTGGGTACTCACATGATGTTGTGGGGTTTCTTCTTGCTGTTTTTGAAACTGCTGGTATTGTCGGCCCCTTGTTGGTTGCACGTCATGTTGATAAGCATAGATCTGGCAAGAATACGATACTTCTTTGTACAGTCTTATCTGCCTTGGGTGTGTCGCTGCTGATGTACTCCTCTTCCATTTGGATGACAATGTTTGCATTGATACTCCTGGCTTTCTTCCTCCGGTCTCTTGTTCCCGTTATTGATAGCTATGCGAATAATCGACTAAATGGTGATGCACAGAAATATTCATTCCTCAGAAGTGGTGGAACAATTGGGTTTGTGCTGTTTTCATTGTTACTGGCGATAACCCGTAAGCCTGATCTTACCAGCAACAGCAGTATAGGCTTGTATGCCTTAGTGGCATTTTCCCTTTTTATGCTGCCGGTATTGGCTTGGAAGAAGGATCCAGAACGAAGGGAGATGCCCCCTGCTACCTCAGATAACGCTGAAGGAAAGTGGTATGATCTTGCATTTGTGATTGGCTTGGTGATTATTGGTTTGAACCGATTCAGCATGTCCTCCATTGCCAGCTTCTTTTCGTTGTATCTGGTAGAGGAGCTGAAGGTTAATGCAATTAGCTTGATGAATGCGATTGCATCGGGTAGTGAGTTTGGTGCCCTTATCCTTGCAGGCTATTTACTACAAAGAAAAAAGGTGCTTCCTGTCAGCCTGCTGATGATCAGCAGTGGAGCCTTGTTGGTTCGTCTGCTCATCTATGCGTTGGTTCCTACCTTGGGTGGTGCATTGGTAGCTCAGCTCCTTCATAGCCTTTGTTATGGGTTCTTCCACCCTGCGGCAATTTTTTTGGTTGCTCGAAGGGTGAGGCGTTCTCACAGAACACTCGGTATGTCTATGTATGTTTCGCTTGGAATAGGTCTGCCTACAGTACTAGGCTCCAGTCTAGGAGGGCTTGTCCTTGAACAGTTTGGATATCGTGTATTATTCATGGGATATTCCCTGTTTGCTCTTGCATCGGTTATGGTTGGTCTAGCCAGTTATAAGCTTATGACGGCAAAGTCGCTTGAAACTATATGA